One Rosa chinensis cultivar Old Blush chromosome 5, RchiOBHm-V2, whole genome shotgun sequence genomic region harbors:
- the LOC112201569 gene encoding malate dehydrogenase, cytoplasmic isoform X1, which produces MEHSELVQKILVVLFTVAFFWKLITYMWSFLNVEKDPVIVLVTGAAGQIGYAIVPMVARGAMLGPDQPVILHMLDIPPAAEALNGVKMELIDAAFPLLKGVVATTDVEEACKGVNIAVMVGGFPRKEGMERKDVMSKNVSIYKGQASALEKHAASDVKVLVVANPANTNALILKEYAPSIPEKNITCLTRLDHNRALGQISQRLNVHVGDVKNVIIWGNHSSTQYPDVNHATVGDKPVRQLVADDQWLNTEFITTVQQRGAAIIKARKLSSALSAASSACDHIRDWVLGTPKGTHVSMGVYSDGSYGIQEGLIYSFPVTCEKGEWKIVQGLKIDEFSRKKLDATAQELIEEKSLAHSCLN; this is translated from the exons ATGGAGCACAGTGAACTGGTTCAGAAAATTTTAGTGGTTCTTTTCACTGTTGCCTTCTTTTGGAAGCTTATTACATACATGTGGAGCTTCTTGAATGTGGAGAAGGATCCTGTGATAGTATTGGTTACTGGGGCTGCAG GGCAAATAGGCTATGCTATTGTTCCGATGGTTGCTAGGGGGGCCATGCTTGGCCCTGATCAGCCTGTGATTCTGCACATGCTTGATATTCCTCCTGCAGCTGAGGCCTTGAATGGGGTAAAAATGGAACTGATTGATGCTGCCTTTCCTCTTCTCAAAG GTGTCGTGGCTACAACAGATGTTGAGGAAGCTTGTAAAGGTGTCAACATTGCTGTTATGGTTGGTGGATTCCCAAGGAAGGAAGGTATGGAAAGAAAGGATGTGATGTCAAAAAATGTATCAATCTACAAGGGTCAAGCTTCAGCATTGGAAAAGCACGCTGCTTCAGATGTCAAG GTTCTGGTGGTTGCTAACCCAGCAAACACCAATGCACTCATCTTGAAAGAATATGCACCTTCAATTCCAGAGAAAAACATCACATGTCTTACACGACTAGATCATAACCGAGCATTGGGGCAAATCTCTCAGAGGCTAAATGTTCATGTTGGTGATGTAAAGAATGTTATCATCTGGGGAAATCATTCTTCAACTCAGTATCCTGATGTCAATCATGCAACTGTTGGAGACAAACCCGTCAGACAACTTGTAGCTGATGATCAATG GTTGAATACCGAGTTCATCACCACCGTGCAGCAGCGTGGCGCTGCCATTATCAAAGCTCGGAAACTATCAAGTGCTTTGTCTGCTGCAAGTTCTGCCTGTGATCACATACGCGATTGGGTTCTTGGGACTCCTAAG GGGACACATGTTTCCATGGGTGTGTATTCTGATGGTTCTTATGGAATCCAGGAAGGCCTCATTTACTCTTTCCCTGTCACCTGTGAGAAAGGGGAATGGAAAATTGTGCAAG GACTGAAGATTGACGAGTTCTCGAGGAAAAAGCTTGATGCAACTGCACAAGAGCTCATTGAAGAGAAATCGTTGGCCCATTCATGTCTCAACTGA
- the LOC112201569 gene encoding malate dehydrogenase, cytoplasmic isoform X2: MGKNPVRVLVTGAAGQIGYAIVPMVARGAMLGPDQPVILHMLDIPPAAEALNGVKMELIDAAFPLLKGVVATTDVEEACKGVNIAVMVGGFPRKEGMERKDVMSKNVSIYKGQASALEKHAASDVKVLVVANPANTNALILKEYAPSIPEKNITCLTRLDHNRALGQISQRLNVHVGDVKNVIIWGNHSSTQYPDVNHATVGDKPVRQLVADDQWLNTEFITTVQQRGAAIIKARKLSSALSAASSACDHIRDWVLGTPKGTHVSMGVYSDGSYGIQEGLIYSFPVTCEKGEWKIVQGLKIDEFSRKKLDATAQELIEEKSLAHSCLN, translated from the exons GGCAAATAGGCTATGCTATTGTTCCGATGGTTGCTAGGGGGGCCATGCTTGGCCCTGATCAGCCTGTGATTCTGCACATGCTTGATATTCCTCCTGCAGCTGAGGCCTTGAATGGGGTAAAAATGGAACTGATTGATGCTGCCTTTCCTCTTCTCAAAG GTGTCGTGGCTACAACAGATGTTGAGGAAGCTTGTAAAGGTGTCAACATTGCTGTTATGGTTGGTGGATTCCCAAGGAAGGAAGGTATGGAAAGAAAGGATGTGATGTCAAAAAATGTATCAATCTACAAGGGTCAAGCTTCAGCATTGGAAAAGCACGCTGCTTCAGATGTCAAG GTTCTGGTGGTTGCTAACCCAGCAAACACCAATGCACTCATCTTGAAAGAATATGCACCTTCAATTCCAGAGAAAAACATCACATGTCTTACACGACTAGATCATAACCGAGCATTGGGGCAAATCTCTCAGAGGCTAAATGTTCATGTTGGTGATGTAAAGAATGTTATCATCTGGGGAAATCATTCTTCAACTCAGTATCCTGATGTCAATCATGCAACTGTTGGAGACAAACCCGTCAGACAACTTGTAGCTGATGATCAATG GTTGAATACCGAGTTCATCACCACCGTGCAGCAGCGTGGCGCTGCCATTATCAAAGCTCGGAAACTATCAAGTGCTTTGTCTGCTGCAAGTTCTGCCTGTGATCACATACGCGATTGGGTTCTTGGGACTCCTAAG GGGACACATGTTTCCATGGGTGTGTATTCTGATGGTTCTTATGGAATCCAGGAAGGCCTCATTTACTCTTTCCCTGTCACCTGTGAGAAAGGGGAATGGAAAATTGTGCAAG GACTGAAGATTGACGAGTTCTCGAGGAAAAAGCTTGATGCAACTGCACAAGAGCTCATTGAAGAGAAATCGTTGGCCCATTCATGTCTCAACTGA